A genomic region of Hordeum vulgare subsp. vulgare unplaced genomic scaffold, MorexV3_pseudomolecules_assembly, whole genome shotgun sequence contains the following coding sequences:
- the LOC123418612 gene encoding protein H2A.6-like, producing MAGRKGGERKKAVARSVKAGLQFPVGRIGRYLKKGRYAQRVGSGAPVYLAAVLEYLAAELLELAGNAAKDNKKTRIIPRHLLLAVRNDQELGRLLAGVTIAHGGVIPNINSVLLPKKSPAAAEKEATKSPKKKAAATKSPKKKAAATKE from the exons ATGGCCGGAAGGAAGGGCGGCGAGAGGAAGAAGGCGGTGGCCCGGTCCGTGAAGGCCGGGCTCCAGTTCCCCGTCGGCCGCATCGGGCGCTACCTCAAGAAGGGCCGCTACGCGCAGCGCGTCGGCTCCGGCGCCCCCGTCTACCTAGCCGCCGTCCTCGAGTACCTCGCCGCCGAG CTGCTGGAGCTCGCCGGCAACGCGGCCAAGGACAACAAGAAGACGCGCATCATCCCGCGACACCTGCTGCTCGCCGTCCGCAACGACCAGGAGCTCGGCAGGCTGCTCGCCGGCGTCACCATCGCCCACGGCGGCGTCATCCCCAACATCAACTCCGTGCTGCTCCCCAAGaagtcccccgccgccgccgagaaGGAGGCCACCAAGTCGCCCAAGAAGAAGGCCGCAGCCACCAAGTCCCCCAAGAAGAAGGCCGCAGCCACCAAGGAGTAG
- the LOC123418620 gene encoding wall-associated receptor kinase 5-like: MSFLLLVVVAVMLRLASISAQPDPGCKTQCGDVDIPYPFGIGTGCAIEGFEIICERTADGIDKPFMLIQEAEVLSISVPRGQIRVLTTISTYCYDKSTRSMKHNAWSLDFSRGPYRFSYVHNKLIVIGCNTLAYINNLRGTTRYTTACAAVCESPATLTNGSCVGAGCCQNDIPEGLSGYSLSFYDVYGDSNSTLFSPCSYAAMVETETFSFSSEYITTTRFNDTDDGRKPLVLDWVNGNATCEVARAMPSYMCHSRNSMCVNSTNGPGYLCNCIDGYEGNPYLFDGCRGKFSSYLYVNECDKNSSICPKYATCHNTIGGYHCSCSPGRKFVMETKSCNPDITLIIGISIGAVVLMIIIFCIRLIFERRKLANVKKLYFQQHGGMLLFEKMKSDQGLSFTVFTEAELEQATNKFDKSQILGHGGHGTVYKGIIKDITPVAIKRCALVDDRQKKEFGNEMLILSQINHKNIVKLLGCCLEVEVPMLVYEFIPKGTLFDLIHGNNRKLHLPFGSLLRIVNEAAEGLAFLHSYANPPILHGDVKTSNILLDENYMAKVSDFGASIIAPADKAQFVTMVQGTCGYLDPEYMQTCCLTDKSDVYSFGVVLLEILTGQVPLKLEGPQVRRSLSSSFLLAMKGNNLDNMLDNQIKGHENMELIVGVAELAKQCLEMCGDNRPSMKEVSEELSRLRKLSRHPWIQHDTETDSFLGVIEIEQSSEYTEKDETMPINPSSSYFMR; this comes from the exons ATGTCATTCTTGCTACTGGTAGTTGTTGCAGTCATGTTGCGCCTAGCATCTATATCAGCGCAACCTGACCCCGGATGCAAAACACAATGTGGTGATGTCGACATCCCTTATCCCTTTGGCATCGGTACTGGCTGTGCTATTGAAGGCTTCGAGATCATTTGCGAGAGGACTGCCGATGGAATTGACAAGCCGTTCATGCTCATTCAGGAGGCAGAGGTTCTAAGCATCTCGGTGCCCCGTGGCCAAATCCGAGTTCTCACGACCATCTCGACGTACTGCTACGACAAAAGTACAAGATCGATGAAACACAATGCTTGGTCCCTTGACTTCTCGCGGGGTCCGTACCGCTTCTCCTATGTACACAACAAGCTCATAGTCATTGGCTGCAACACACTCGCCTACATCAACAACCTCAGAGGCACTACAAGGTACACAACAGCGTGCGCAGCTGTGTGTGAGAGCCCGGCGACCCTGACAAACGGCTCTTGTGTTGGTGCAGGCTGCTGCCAAAACGATATACCAGAGGGTCTAAGTGGCTATAGCCTCAGTTTCTATGATGTTTACGGTGATTCCAATAGTACGCTTTTCAGCCCATGTAGTTACGCCGCCATGGTGGAGACAGAGACATTTAGTTTCAGCTCCGAGTACATAACTACTACAAGGTTCAATGATACCGACGATGGGCGGAAGCCGCTGGTGCTGGACTGGGTGAATGGAAATGCGACATGTGAAGTGGCCAGAGCCATGCCTTCTTACATGTGCCATAGCAGGAACAGCATGTGTGTGAACTCGACCAACGGCCCAGGGTATCTATGCAACTGCATCGATGGATATGAAGGGAACCCTTACCTCTTTGACGGATGCAGAGGCAAGTTCAGTTCATATCTTT ATGTCAATGAATGTGATAAGAATTCAAGTATATGCCCGAAGTATGCAACATGCCACAACACTATAGGAGGTTATCATTGTTCATGTTCTCCAGGCAGAAAGTTCGTAATGGAAACAAAATCTTGCAACCCAGACATCACCCTTATCATAG GCATTAGCATTGGCGCTGTCGTTCTGATGATTATCATCTTCTGCATACGTCTAATATTTGAGAGAAGAAAGCTTGCAAACGTCAAAAAACTGTATTTTCAGCAGCACGGAGGGATGCTATTGTTTGAGAAGATGAAATCAGATCAGGGACTTTCATTTACAGTGTTTACTGAAGCAGAACTGGAACAAGCAACAAATAAGTTTGACAAAAGCCAGATTCTTGGACATGGAGGCCATGGCACTGTGTACAAGGGAATAATTAAGGATATCACTCCAGTGGCAATTAAAAGGTGTGCATTGGTTGATGATAGGCAGAAGAAGGAATTCGGCAATGAAATGCTGATTCTTTCCCAGATCAATCACAAGAACATTGTCAAGCTATTGGGTTGTTGCCTTGAGGTGGAAGTCCCCATGCTAGTATATGAGTTCATCCCAAAAGGAACATTGTTTGATCTTATTCACGGCAACAACCGTAAACTGCATCTCCCTTTCGGTTCTCTTCTAAGGATCGTCAATGAGGCAGCTGAGGGGCTTGCATTTTTGCATTCCTATGCAAACCCACCAATTTTACATGGTGATGTGAAAACCTCTAACATCCTTCTTGATGAGAATTACATGGCAAAGGTATCAGATTTTGGGGCATCTATAATAGCACCAGCTGACAAAGCCCAATTCGTCACAATGGTTCAAGGGACATGTGGTTATCTGGACCCCGAATACATGCAGACGTGTTGCTTGACAGACAAAAGCGATGTTTATAGCTTTGGTGTTGTTCTTCTGGAGATCCTAACTGGGCAGGTGCCACTGAAACTTGAAGGTCCTCAGGTACGCCGGAGCCTGTCGTCAAGTTTCCTGCTGGCTATGAAGGGGAACAATCTTGATAATATGCTTGACAATCAAATAAAAGGTCATGAGAACATGGAGTTGATTGTAGGGGTAGCAGAGCTAGCTAAGCAATGCTTGGAAATGTGCGGTGACAATAGGCCCTCGATGAAAGAGGTATCTGAGGAGCTTAGCAGATTAAGGAAGCTTTCGAGACATCCTTGGATACAGCATGATACCGAGACAGATAGTTTTCTCGGTGTAATTGAAATAGAACAAAGCTCTGAGTACACAGAGAAGGATGAAACAATGCCCATAAATCCAAGCAGTTCTTACTTTATGAGGTGA
- the LOC123418618 gene encoding uncharacterized protein LOC123418618 (The sequence of the model RefSeq protein was modified relative to this genomic sequence to represent the inferred CDS: added 31 bases not found in genome assembly), which produces DSGKRTALRYATKPRRPRCSAAATARSAPIRRGPSPSSGHRLFNHTDLLPWASPAPAGPASSAAFLQRRCVSPRRARMVGPEYVDAFRSVPACLPFNRRSPHSGPTGSATSLPSLLLGSFTDEN; this is translated from the exons GCAACTAAACCACGCCGGCCGAGGtgctcggcggcggcgacggcgcgaTCCGCCCCAATCCGGCGGGGTCCGTCCCCCTCCTCCGGCCACCGCCTCTTCAACCACACTGATCTCCTCCCGTGGGCATCCCCGGCACCTGCGGGAccggcctcctccgccgccttccTACAACGCCGATGCGTTTCTCCGCGGCGCGCGCGGATGGTCGGGCCGGAGTACGTGGACGCGTTTCGATCagtgcctgcctgcctgccgtTCAACCGGAGAAGCCCCCACTCAGGGCCGACGGGCTCGGcgacctccctcccctccctgctccTCG GGTCATTCACAGATGAAAATTGA